The nucleotide sequence ACAACACCTACATTAAAGAGTAAAAAACAATATAGAAATCGTAAAAAGTGCATGGCTAGATCGGTTTTATTTTTAAATATATTGATATGAATCCCATCGGGCGCTCCTTTTCCATTTATTTAAGAAGACTTATGTATCACTATGGCATTCATTTTGTAACTTTGTAGTCATGAAATCGCTGATTCACAAGTCTGTTTCCATTACAATGGCATTATTGCTATTGCTTACCACAACGTCGTTTAGTATTGCGACGCATTTTTGTGGTGATCACCTTGTGGACATCGCTTTTTACGATGATGCCCGCAGTTGCGAGATGCAGGACACCGATCCTGAAATGCACGATGCCATGAAGGATATGGGTTGCTGCAAGGACAAGCAGATCGTTTCTGACAGCGATCAGGACTTTCAGAAAACTACATTTGACTTCTCATTAGACCAGCTGGTCTTTATCACCTCTTTTGCATATTCTTATGCCGTTCTATTGGAACAGGATTTGGATACTGCACAAAACAGACTCATTAAGGAGTCGCCGCCATTACCGGGTCGCGACCTCTTTTTATTACACGATTCCTTTCTTATCTAGATTGTTTTTGTCTTTCATGGAATGATTGATTTCATTCTAACCTTAAGTCAAACTCAATTTTATACACAATGAAACAATTTTTAGTGGTGGCTTGTATGGTTTTCGCTTTCGCGAAAGCGTACTCTCAAGGACCACCTATAACTGCAGATAAGCCCATCATGCTAGGTGGCGGCAGTTTTACAACAAAAACATTAACCGAAATACGCAATACAGAGCGC is from Nonlabens sp. YIK11 and encodes:
- a CDS encoding HYC_CC_PP family protein, whose translation is MKSLIHKSVSITMALLLLLTTTSFSIATHFCGDHLVDIAFYDDARSCEMQDTDPEMHDAMKDMGCCKDKQIVSDSDQDFQKTTFDFSLDQLVFITSFAYSYAVLLEQDLDTAQNRLIKESPPLPGRDLFLLHDSFLI